The proteins below come from a single Aegilops tauschii subsp. strangulata cultivar AL8/78 chromosome 6, Aet v6.0, whole genome shotgun sequence genomic window:
- the LOC109744258 gene encoding uncharacterized protein, whose product MRLSIGSPSPSPPPAVAAALRSTSPSCRTASHVMFRQKLSFMVASQTQHLKYAPRLIKSVIKGIRSNITDGDNGTTEPARELLERLFAKTQSLDTGASHDSELSVSIEVLKSEFEGALSILRNKERDLRSAEKRVSDDRIRLSKTKQDLDQREEAIRKAYVRQQGIEKALKKASRDLALRVKQISNLKLQVEGQDRTIASSQALLSQKVIEVENLKRDMFKKNEEADLVRSEIRSKEQQLLTANKAIAQQEATVRELQSEIKRKTIDIARSNESRKTNEEKLKVAEQELEKQSLGWLAAQQELKELAQLAFKDTDDIKGIITDFKRVRSLLDAVRCELISSKDAFASSRRQIEDQAVQLQKQALELEDQQVLLMSYTHDLEAAQLEIQGKTQELKYAQSRCHELESQLLQEMEKVESLETELTKERQSLDHRTEEVGFLQKELVRKENECTKSQELVKVKEFELLEARQEVQDMKLKVESIQLAVQEKDSELSDTQSRLTEVSSEIVELQQLLNSKKDQLVQARTELHDKEQHIETLESELDSIRFRCSQAESMVQRMAELTGDLASSVKAGEMDIYTLLDDEISSTGTALESNLHKHNQLEADIEMLRECLRHKDMDLRAAHEALDAKDQELKAVLKKWDVKERELRELEELPDPSATNELAVFSSETTEDGIVGEMELPELQIEAAGVEALAATTALRKLADMTKDFFKHGKADSGIDLVASESQKISKCDPKMEVHKKTDVILEAEKEIVRLFSLTKQIVTDDTINNLEE is encoded by the coding sequence GTTATGTTCAGGCAGAAGCTGAGTTTCATGGTGGCATCTCAGACTCAGCATCTGAAATATGCTCCTCGTTTGATCAAATCAGTCATAAAAGGTATTAGATCAAATATAACTGATGGTGATAATGGAACGACTGAGCCAGCTAGAGAGTTGCTGGAGCGGCTATTTGCAAAGACACAAAGTTTAGACACTGGTGCTTCTCATGATAGTGAACTGAGCGTGAGCATTGAGGTCCTGAAGTCTGAATTCGAGGGTGCCTTGTCTATCCTCAGAAACAAAGAGAGGGATCTTCGCAGCGCAGAGAAGAGGGTTTCCGATGATCGGATAAGGTTGAGCAAGACAAAGCAGGACCTTGATCAGAGAGAGGAAGCGATCCGCAAAGCTTATGTAAGGCAACAAGGAATAGAGAAAGCACTGAAAAAGGCAAGTAGAGATCTGGCGTTGCGAGTGAAGCAGATCAGTAATCTGAAGCTTCAGGTTGAGGGGCAAGACAGGACTATTGCCAGTTCACAAGCTTTGCTTTCTCAGAAGGTAATTGAGGTGGAAAATCTCAAACGAGATATGTTCAAGAAGAACGAGGAAGCCGACCTGGTGCGTTCAGAGATCAGGTCCAAAGAGCAGCAGCTTCTTACAGCTAATAAAGCTATTGCGCAGCAAGAAGCAACAGTTAGGGAGCTGCAGAGTGAAATTAAAAGAAAGACAATCGATATCGCCAGATCAAATGAATCGAGGAAAACTAATGAAGAGAAACTGAAAGTTGCTGAACAGGAACTTGAGAAGCAGAGTTTAGGATGGTTAGCAGCACAACAAGAGTTAAAGGAACTTGCACAACTGGCATTCAAAGATACAGATGATATCAAGGGTATTATCACTGACTTCAAACGTGTGAGGTCTCTCCTAGATGCTGTACGCTGTGAATTAATCTCTTCGAAAGATGCTTTCGCTTCCTCTCGCAGACAAATAGAAGATCAAGCGGTGCAGTTGCAGAAACAAGCACTGGAACTCGAGGACCAACAGGTATTACTGATGTCTTACACCCATGATTTGGAAGCTGCTCAACTGGAGATTCAAGGGAAGACACAGGAGCTCAAGTACGCACAGTCTCGTTGTCATGAACTTGAATCACAGTTACTTCAGGAAATGGAGAAGGTCGAGTCTCTTGAAACCGAATTAACCAAAGAAAGACAGAGCTTAGATCATAGAACTGAAGAAGTAGGCTTTCTTCAGAAGGAGCTTGTTCGGAAAGAAAATGAGTGCACCAAATCACAAGAACTTGTTAAAGTAAAAGAGTTTGAGCTGTTAGAAGCCAGACAGGAAGTCCAAGATATGAAGTTAAAGGTAGAGTCTATTCAATTGGCTGTTCAAGAAAAGGATTCAGAGCTTTCTGATACACAGAGCAGACTAACTGAAGTCAGCAGTGAAATTGTTGAGCTTCAGCAGTTGCTAAATAGCAAGAAGGATCAACTGGTTCAGGCTAGAACTGAATTACATGATAAAGAACAACATATAGAAACACTGGAGAGTGAGTTGGATAGCATACGGTTCAGATGCTCGCAAGCTGAATCCATGGTTCAAAGGATGGCTGAGCTCACTGGCGATCTTGCTAGTTCCGTAAAAGCTGGAGAAATGGACATCTATACATTACTGGATGATGAAATTTCAAGCACAGGTACAGCCCTCGAGTCCAATTTGCATAAGCATAATCAACTGGAGGCTGACATAGAGATGTTAAGAGAATGCTTGCGGCATAAGGACATGGACTTGAGAGCTGCTCATGAAGCACTTGATGCCAAAGATCAAGAGCTGAAGGCAGTACTTAAAAAGTGGGATGTGAAGGAGAGGGAACTACGTGAGTTGGAAGAGTTACCGGATCCCAGTGCCACAAATGAACTTGCTGTTTTTTCCAGTGAGACAACAGAGGACGGCATTGTAGGAGAGATGGAGCTCCCTGAGCTTCAAATTGAAGCTGCGGGGGTCGAAGCACTTGCTGCTACGACTGCATTGAGGAAGCTTGCGGATATGACTAAGGATTTCTTCAAACACGGCAAAGCTGATTCTGGTATTGACTTGGTTGCATCAGAGagtcaaaaaatcagtaaatgtgATCCTAAAATGGAAGTACACAAGAAGACGGATGTGATTCTTGAAGCTGAAAAAGAAATAGTTAGGCTCTTCTCATTGACAAAACAGATTGTCACTGATGACACAATAAACAATCTTGAGGAATGA